From the Solanum stenotomum isolate F172 chromosome 4, ASM1918654v1, whole genome shotgun sequence genome, one window contains:
- the LOC125862203 gene encoding GDSL esterase/lipase 5-like, translating into MAKPLGTSNFTLVLIIFLYLITYCFHIHIVECQCQKTKGKASLFIFGDSFFDVGNNNYINTTTLDQANFEPYGETYFKFPTGRFSDGRLISDFIAEYAKLPLLPPFLQPTSQHSYYNGANFASAGAGALLTTFQGSVIDMETQLKNFKKVKSWLRNKLGKGKSQNILSNAVYLFSIGSNDYLSLFVTNSSIPISPQYQQMVVGNLTTIVQEIYKIGGRKFGFLNLGDLGCLPGLRMLNSSNKNGCLEKASNMAKLHNVELYNTLSKMEKQLKGFKYSLYDFNSSLRERIDHPSKYGLKEGKIACCGIGRFRGIHSCGGKRPVGHKFELCQNPNMHVFWDSYHLTETIYHQMAAEMWNGSSTFKSLFQCL; encoded by the exons ATGGCAAAGCCTTTGGGTACCTCAAATTTCACCCTAGTCCTCATTATATTCTTATATCTTATAACTTATTGCTTCCATATCCATATTGTGGAATGCCAATGtcaaaaaacaaaaggaaaggCATCTCTCTTCATCTTTGGTGATTCTTTTTTTGATGTGGGCAACAACAATTACATCAACACCACCACTCTTGACCAAGCCAACTTCGAGCCTTATGGAGAAACTTATTTCAAGTTCCCCACCGGTAGATTTTCCGATGGACGTCTGATTTCCGATTTCATCG CTGAATATGCAAAACTGCCATTGCTGCCACCCTTTCTTCAGCCCACTAGTCAACACAGCTATTATAATGGAGCAAATTTTGCCTCCGCCGGGGCCGGAGCTCTTCTCACTACTTTTCAGGGATCG GTTATTGATATGGAGACTCAGCTCAAAAACTTCAAAAAGGTGAAGAGTTGGTTGAGAAATAAATTGGGCAAAGGGAaatcacaaaatattttgtcaaatGCAGTCTACTTATTTAGCATTGGAAGCAATGACTACTTAAGCCTCTTTGTGACCAATTCTTCAATACCAATCTCTCCTCAATACCAACAAATGGTAGTCGGGAACTTGACGACCATCGTTCAA GAGATATACAAAATTGGAGGCAGGAAATTTGGGTTCCTTAATTTAGGAGACTTGGGGTGTCTACCAGGCTTAAGAATGCTGAATTCATCTAACAAAAATGGGTGTTTGGAGAAAGCTTCAAATATGGCCAAATTACATAATGTTGAGTTGTACAATACCCTCTCGAAAATGGAGAAACAATTGAAAGGGTTCAAGTATTCACTCTATGACTTCAATAGTAGTTTGAGAGAAAGGATTGATCATCCCTCCAAATATG GTctcaaagaaggaaaaatagcATGTTGTGGAATAGGACGATTCAGAGGGATACATAGTTGTGGAGGAAAAAGGCCAGTGGGACATAAATTTGAGCTTTGTCAAAATCCAAATATGCATGTATTTTGGGACTCTTATCATCTAACTGAAACTATTTATCACCAAATGGCAGCTGAAATGTGGAATGGATCTTCTACTTTCAAGTCCCTCTTTCAATGCTTGTAA